The following nucleotide sequence is from Caldicellulosiruptor saccharolyticus DSM 8903.
AACAAGTTAAAGCTGCACCATATGAAAGGACAGAAGAAAGACAGGATTATTGTAATGGCTATTATTCAAGAAGATTAATTACCAGAGTTGGAACTCTCACCTTAAAAGTACCAAGGCTCCGCAATGGCAAGTTTACCACTGATCTTTTTAACCGTTACCAGAGAAGTGAGCAGGCCCTTTTGTTGGCATTAATGGAGATGGTGATCAATGGAGTATCTACCCGAAAAATCGAAAAAATTACTTATGAACTTTGTGGAACTGAATTTTTAAAATCCACAATTTCCGAGCTTTGCAAAAACCTCGATCCTATTATTACAGCGCGGAATTCAAGACCTTTAAGAGAAAAGAGCTTTCCCTTTGTTATGGTTGATGCAATGGTTGATAATAGTAAGAGAAGAGGAACGTGTTCGTCAATGCACCGTATTAATTGCTGTAGGCATAAATGAGGACGGCTATAGGGAAGTATAAGCCTTATGATAAGACACAGTGAATCAGAAAACAGCTGGAGTGAATTCTTTTCATGGCTGAAGCACAGAGGGCTACATGGAGTTGATTTGGTAGTTTCTGATCATCACAGTGGACTTGTGCTAGCTATTTGTCAGTACTTTCAGGGAGCTACATGGCAAAGGTGCCAAACACATTTTATGAGAAATATCCTTGATAAGACTCCAAAAGTTTTACAAAAAGAATTACATGCCAAACTAAGAGCCATATTTTAAGCACCGGATTCCAAAACAGCGAGAATGCTATTAAATCAAATATTAGATGAATATATAGATAAAGTTCCTAAAGAAATGGAGATATTAGAAGAAGGGTCTGAAGATGCAATAGCGGTTTTAGAACTTCCTGAGTCTTATCGAAGGAGACTTCGTACTACTAATATGTTAGAGCGTCTAAATGAAAAAATTCGTCGTCGTGAAAGAGTTGTAAGAATATTCCCAAGTCGAGAATCTGGCATTCGTCTAATAGGAGCATTGTTAATGGAACAAGATGAGAAAGGGTTTTCAGGGAGGAAGTATTTAGATATGGCTGAGTATTTCGAGTGGCAAAAGGAAATTTCAAATAAAATCTAAAGATAAAGTTATTTCAATAAAGTAACCTTAATCACCACCGTAAGTTTTTGATAACTGCTGAAGCCCCATGGTGTCAAGGATACGCAAAAGCCTGACGTTGTGTATCCTTGAGCCCATGGAACGGAAGTGGTACAATGAATTAAATGGTGGTGATAAAGAACGTTCATCTTCTAACAACTAACCAGGGGTATTTTACACAAAAATTTGGACTTGACCAGCATATTCTGAGCTCAAAATTTAATTGAAAATAGACTAAAAAAACGGGATTGACAGTGTGAAGATATATAAGATAAAATTTGTTTAGAAATTCCAAGAAAAAGTTTACAGAAAAAATATTTTGATAATAAAATACCCAAATAAGAGAATAAAGAAACTGAGATATAAAAAAACAAGTTAGATGAAGAAATGATAAGAAGATACTATTGTGTAAAGTAGCATAACAGATTGTGCTCAAAGAGATATGGCAACAATTTGTTTTGAGTATGGATAAGGAAATATCAATTACATAAATAAGAAGTGTAACAGGGACAGATAGGTTTAGAGGAACTGGCATATGATGTTTGAAAGAGTTTTAGAAAATGGAGATTGAAGTTAGGGAAATAAGCAACAGCCTTTCATCAGCCGGCTGAGAAGGGTTGTGATAAACATCAAAACAAGAGAAGGAGATGAGAAAATGATAGTTACTAAAAAAGTTAAAAGATACGTTACCTTAAGTTTGATTTTAACTTTATTTTTGAGTTTTTTTAATTGTGTTAAAGTAAATGCATATTACTCCTCTGGCGGAGCTGTAAATTATGCAGATACATGGGCGTTAAGCAGAAATCCTGATTATCCTAATTTTAGCAAAGACTGTACAAATTTTGTTTCTCAGGCATTACATGAAGGTGGACTTATCCCATTTGATAAACAACGAGGTTGGTATTGTGAAAAAGTACTTTGGTGGTGGAATTGGGGACAGGCTTGGAGTGTTGCCGATAGTCTAAGATATTGGTTGCTTAGTGCAAATAATGCTATGTATATTGGGAGATGGGATTATAGTTCTCAGTCAGACTTTAACTTTTCCCTAAAACCAGGAGATATATTATTTTATGATTGGGATTCTGATGGAACATATGATCATTCTGCTATTGTAGTGGTTTATGCCAGAGACCCTGATTCTGGGATAAACGGTGTTTTGCAAGATCAACACACAACAGATAGAAAATGGGCAATATGGCATTTAAAGCCATATAATCTTAATCCTCTGTCTACAATCATAAGTGCTGTTAGACCACAATAAGATGGGGAGGTCAAATTTTATGAAAAAGAGAAAATTA
It contains:
- a CDS encoding amidase domain-containing protein → MIVTKKVKRYVTLSLILTLFLSFFNCVKVNAYYSSGGAVNYADTWALSRNPDYPNFSKDCTNFVSQALHEGGLIPFDKQRGWYCEKVLWWWNWGQAWSVADSLRYWLLSANNAMYIGRWDYSSQSDFNFSLKPGDILFYDWDSDGTYDHSAIVVVYARDPDSGINGVLQDQHTTDRKWAIWHLKPYNLNPLSTIISAVRPQ